Proteins encoded within one genomic window of Geotalea daltonii FRC-32:
- a CDS encoding hybrid sensor histidine kinase/response regulator, translating into MLRWPGRVKLTPMSIVLIYTLTGVLWAITAINLHTGDLGQYFTFIRFEIANHTFFILVTALMLYFLIHHSLEEILQREESLHRVGRAFKSLSECNKALIHAADEVQLMEQICRTFVEIGGYRLAWVGIAEHDEERTVRPVAQWGDRNGYLKNLKLSWFDNEWGRGPTGTAIRNCSTIVVQHIPSDPTWRLWRDRAMEHGFAASISLPLSGDEGPFAALVILAGEEGAFDNTEVKLLEELAADLSFGIRALRRDAERKKAEKERTLFASVIQQAQEGIILMDDSGLIRYANPAVEAIIGHAPETMTGRNIREIDCEPQMHGFYTAIWDAVSRGDMRITNAIQRGGEPLPYYFDATLWSISDEAGIANTYAALIRDVTHEILLERQLSQAQRMEAIGTLAGGIAHDFNNSLASIITCTELARDDVAEDDPVRELLDVVLKSSYRGRNLVKQILTFSCQVEQERQPVHVERIIHECLKLLRASFPTSITIRHDICSQPGMVMADPTQIHQIIMNLCTNSGHAMHDSGGFLDIRLANVDLDTAAVSGFPDLPSGRYLRLSVQDTGHGMDQATMERIFDPFFTTKTRGEGTGLGLSVVHGIVKNHGGSIMVTSEPGKGASFHIFLPRTDTPETSLAETWQPPPLHGQERILFVDDEEDLLFAGKKMLERLGYQVEACRDGNEALQTFRLQPHCFDLVITDQTMPQMTGTELTRAILQIREDVPVILCTGFGHASKEFATREGQAATGIRELALKPFERAEMAKLIRRVLDQG; encoded by the coding sequence ATGCTCCGCTGGCCTGGACGCGTAAAACTGACCCCCATGTCAATTGTGCTCATCTACACCCTTACCGGTGTCCTATGGGCAATTACGGCCATTAATCTGCACACGGGCGATCTGGGGCAATATTTTACCTTCATCAGGTTCGAAATCGCCAACCACACCTTCTTCATCCTGGTCACCGCCCTGATGCTTTACTTCCTCATCCATCACAGCCTTGAAGAAATACTGCAGCGGGAAGAATCCCTGCACCGGGTGGGCCGGGCCTTTAAATCCCTGAGCGAGTGCAACAAGGCGCTCATCCATGCTGCCGACGAGGTACAGCTGATGGAGCAGATCTGTCGCACCTTTGTGGAGATCGGTGGCTACCGCCTGGCCTGGGTGGGCATTGCCGAACATGATGAGGAAAGGACCGTAAGGCCGGTTGCCCAATGGGGAGACCGGAATGGCTACCTGAAGAACCTGAAGCTATCCTGGTTTGATAACGAATGGGGACGGGGACCGACCGGCACGGCCATCCGCAACTGCAGCACAATCGTCGTCCAGCATATACCATCCGATCCCACCTGGAGACTGTGGCGTGACCGTGCCATGGAGCATGGCTTTGCGGCATCCATTTCCCTTCCCCTATCGGGAGATGAAGGCCCTTTTGCGGCTCTGGTCATCCTTGCCGGTGAAGAGGGGGCCTTTGACAACACCGAGGTGAAGCTCCTGGAAGAACTGGCCGCTGATCTTTCCTTCGGTATTCGGGCACTGCGCAGGGATGCAGAACGGAAAAAGGCGGAAAAGGAACGCACCCTTTTCGCATCGGTAATCCAGCAGGCCCAGGAGGGTATCATTCTCATGGACGACAGCGGCCTGATCCGCTATGCCAACCCGGCAGTGGAGGCAATCATCGGCCATGCACCGGAGACCATGACCGGCAGGAACATCCGGGAGATCGACTGCGAGCCCCAAATGCACGGCTTTTACACCGCCATCTGGGATGCCGTTTCCCGCGGGGACATGCGCATCACCAACGCCATCCAGAGGGGGGGAGAGCCGCTGCCGTACTATTTCGATGCCACCCTCTGGTCCATCTCCGATGAAGCGGGTATTGCCAATACCTATGCGGCCCTGATCAGGGATGTGACCCACGAGATCCTGCTGGAGCGCCAACTGAGCCAGGCCCAGCGCATGGAAGCCATCGGTACCCTGGCCGGCGGCATTGCCCATGATTTCAACAACAGCCTGGCGTCCATCATCACCTGTACGGAATTGGCACGGGATGATGTGGCGGAAGACGACCCGGTGAGGGAACTTCTGGACGTGGTGCTCAAATCAAGCTACCGGGGCAGAAACCTGGTCAAGCAGATCCTCACCTTCAGCTGCCAGGTTGAACAGGAACGGCAACCGGTCCATGTGGAGCGCATTATCCATGAATGCCTCAAACTTCTGCGCGCCTCCTTCCCCACCTCCATTACCATCCGCCACGACATCTGCAGTCAGCCCGGCATGGTCATGGCCGATCCCACCCAGATCCACCAGATCATCATGAACCTGTGCACCAATTCAGGCCATGCCATGCATGACAGCGGCGGCTTTCTGGACATCAGGCTGGCAAATGTGGATCTGGATACCGCCGCCGTCTCCGGCTTCCCCGACCTTCCTTCGGGACGTTACCTGAGATTGAGCGTCCAGGACACCGGGCACGGCATGGACCAGGCTACCATGGAGCGGATCTTCGACCCGTTCTTCACCACCAAGACCAGGGGGGAAGGAACCGGGCTGGGGCTGTCGGTAGTCCACGGCATCGTCAAAAACCATGGCGGATCGATCATGGTTACGAGCGAACCAGGCAAGGGAGCGTCCTTTCACATTTTTCTACCCCGCACCGACACCCCGGAGACGTCACTCGCCGAAACCTGGCAGCCTCCGCCGCTCCATGGGCAGGAAAGAATCCTTTTTGTGGATGACGAAGAGGACCTGCTCTTTGCCGGCAAAAAGATGCTGGAGCGGCTGGGATACCAGGTGGAAGCGTGCCGTGACGGCAATGAAGCGCTGCAGACTTTCAGGCTGCAACCCCATTGTTTTGACCTGGTGATCACCGATCAGACCATGCCCCAGATGACCGGTACAGAACTTACCAGGGCAATTCTGCAGATCAGGGAGGACGTGCCGGTGATCCTCTGCACCGGCTTCGGCCATGCATCCAAAGAGTTCGCAACCCGGGAAGGCCAGGCGGCAACCGGAATCCGCGAGCTGGCCCTGAAGCCTTTCGAGCGGGCGGAAATGGCGAAGCTGATCCGCCGGGTGCTGGATCAAGGATAA
- the rnr gene encoding ribonuclease R, whose amino-acid sequence MKIKKEAVVKLLKNNAGVPMEFREMMQAFGISKAERPKFKAIIDGFVDEGALLRLRGRLFILPASGTGLTGKLSVHRDGYGFVMPEEGEDVFIPARYLRENMHGDRVEVQIVAKKRDGKQEGRIVKTLERGFSKLVGRFEKGAKVSRVIPDEVRIGKDIIIPAKAAGKATNGQVVVAEITSYAGAGRSMEGRIIEVLGWPDEPEVEVQTIIRKHELPDVFPPSVLKAARAVPETIQDSELEGRTDLRGQLTVTIDGETAKDFDDAVSVKKEGKGAIRLWVSIADVSHYVKPGSPLDKEAYLRGTSVYFPDRCIPMLPEELSNGICSLNPQVDRLTMTAEMLFDGSGTILEAAFYPSVIRSVARLTYTKVKKIVVDNDPELVKEYAELVPELKTMEELALRLMAKRRKRGSIDFDLPEPEILLDLTGGITAIVRAERNLAHKIIEEFMLAANEAVASHIEERELPFLYRIHETPEFAKLQDFKEFIFNFGYELRLQEEKVSPGEFQRILDQAQGKPEERMINEVLLRCMKQARYSAENVGHFGLAAASYTHFTSPIRRYPDLVVHRILKKQLAKKIGEKDRENLASTLPETGLHTSKRERVAMEAEREIVELKKMQYMQDKVGEELDGIITGVASFGFFVELVEIFVEGMVHISTLKQDFYEYVEKQHALIGERSRTIYRIGDPVRIRVAAVSLEKKQVEFVLARHDERVAPVAEVYGGDEFPKVPVRGKWPKIERKEDRRSGEKDRRDSGSKKGRRRK is encoded by the coding sequence ATGAAGATAAAAAAAGAAGCCGTTGTAAAACTGCTGAAGAATAATGCCGGAGTTCCCATGGAATTCAGGGAAATGATGCAGGCTTTCGGCATCAGCAAGGCTGAGCGCCCAAAGTTCAAAGCGATCATCGACGGTTTCGTCGACGAAGGGGCGCTTCTGCGCTTGAGGGGGCGACTTTTCATTCTGCCGGCCTCCGGCACCGGCCTGACCGGCAAGTTGAGCGTCCACCGTGACGGCTACGGTTTCGTCATGCCGGAAGAAGGGGAGGATGTATTCATTCCCGCCCGTTATCTCAGGGAAAACATGCACGGCGACCGGGTCGAGGTGCAGATCGTGGCCAAAAAGCGGGACGGTAAGCAGGAAGGGCGAATCGTCAAAACGCTGGAGCGTGGTTTTTCGAAACTCGTCGGCCGCTTTGAAAAGGGAGCTAAGGTCTCCCGCGTCATACCCGATGAGGTCCGTATCGGCAAGGACATCATAATTCCGGCGAAAGCCGCAGGCAAGGCGACAAATGGCCAGGTGGTCGTCGCCGAGATAACCTCCTACGCCGGTGCCGGCCGTTCCATGGAAGGACGGATCATCGAGGTTCTCGGCTGGCCCGATGAGCCGGAAGTGGAAGTGCAGACCATCATCAGAAAGCACGAACTTCCCGACGTTTTTCCGCCATCGGTCCTGAAGGCTGCCCGGGCGGTTCCTGAGACTATCCAGGATTCAGAACTCGAGGGGCGGACCGACCTGCGTGGCCAGCTGACGGTAACCATCGACGGGGAGACGGCCAAGGATTTCGACGATGCGGTTTCCGTGAAAAAAGAGGGAAAGGGCGCCATTCGCCTCTGGGTCTCCATCGCCGACGTTTCCCATTATGTGAAGCCCGGCTCTCCCCTGGACAAGGAGGCATACCTGCGGGGCACTTCGGTCTATTTCCCCGACCGCTGCATTCCCATGCTTCCGGAAGAGCTTTCCAACGGCATTTGTTCCTTGAATCCCCAGGTGGACCGCCTGACGATGACGGCGGAGATGCTCTTCGATGGAAGCGGCACCATACTGGAAGCGGCCTTTTACCCCAGCGTCATCAGGAGTGTGGCCAGGCTCACCTATACCAAGGTGAAAAAGATCGTTGTCGACAACGACCCAGAGCTGGTCAAGGAATATGCGGAACTGGTGCCCGAGCTTAAAACCATGGAGGAACTGGCCCTGCGCCTGATGGCCAAGCGCCGGAAAAGGGGGAGCATCGATTTCGACCTGCCCGAACCGGAGATCCTGCTGGATCTGACCGGCGGCATCACGGCCATTGTCCGGGCCGAGCGCAACCTGGCCCACAAGATCATCGAAGAATTCATGCTTGCCGCCAACGAGGCGGTTGCCTCCCATATTGAAGAGCGGGAGCTTCCCTTCCTTTACCGGATCCATGAGACACCCGAGTTTGCCAAGCTGCAGGATTTCAAGGAGTTCATCTTCAATTTCGGCTATGAGCTGCGTCTGCAGGAAGAAAAGGTAAGCCCTGGAGAGTTCCAGCGGATACTTGACCAGGCCCAAGGGAAACCGGAAGAGCGAATGATAAACGAGGTGCTGTTGCGCTGCATGAAGCAGGCACGCTACTCTGCGGAAAATGTCGGCCATTTCGGCCTGGCTGCCGCTTCCTATACCCATTTTACCTCTCCCATACGCCGCTATCCGGACCTGGTGGTGCACCGGATACTGAAAAAACAGCTGGCCAAAAAGATCGGTGAAAAAGACAGGGAAAACCTGGCCTCAACCCTGCCGGAGACCGGCCTGCACACCAGCAAGCGGGAGCGAGTGGCCATGGAGGCGGAACGGGAAATAGTCGAGCTGAAGAAGATGCAGTACATGCAGGATAAGGTGGGGGAAGAGTTAGACGGCATCATTACCGGGGTTGCTTCCTTCGGCTTTTTTGTGGAACTGGTGGAAATCTTCGTGGAGGGGATGGTGCATATTTCGACCCTGAAGCAGGACTTCTACGAATATGTGGAGAAACAGCATGCCCTGATCGGCGAACGGAGCCGTACCATCTACCGGATCGGCGATCCTGTGCGCATCAGGGTGGCCGCCGTCAGCCTGGAAAAGAAACAGGTGGAATTCGTCCTTGCCCGTCACGATGAAAGGGTTGCACCTGTGGCTGAAGTGTATGGCGGGGATGAATTTCCCAAAGTTCCGGTGCGGGGCAAATGGCCAAAAATCGAAAGGAAAGAGGACCGCCGCTCCGGTGAAAAGGATCGAAGGGATAGTGGTTCCAAGAAGGGCAGAAGGCGCAAGTGA
- a CDS encoding MarR family winged helix-turn-helix transcriptional regulator, translating to MIDMEKNVGFLLAKAYQRACAIFKEMFEGYDLTTQQFGLLGFLWQEDGLSQAELSTRSQIDRTTMGGLIDRLEKEGLVQRLPHPKDRRAYQICLTEQGKAMKEELSPLAMKALARFTAPLTDQEVETLRQLLQKLRR from the coding sequence ATGATAGACATGGAAAAAAATGTCGGTTTTCTATTGGCAAAGGCATACCAGAGAGCCTGTGCCATATTTAAGGAAATGTTCGAGGGATATGATTTGACCACGCAGCAGTTCGGTCTGCTCGGCTTTCTCTGGCAGGAAGACGGGCTTTCCCAGGCGGAGCTGTCGACACGAAGCCAGATTGACCGCACCACCATGGGCGGGCTGATAGATCGGCTGGAAAAAGAGGGACTGGTCCAGAGACTGCCCCATCCCAAAGACCGCCGTGCTTATCAGATCTGCCTGACCGAACAGGGAAAAGCCATGAAAGAGGAGCTTTCGCCCCTGGCAATGAAGGCGCTGGCCCGTTTTACCGCTCCCCTTACCGACCAGGAAGTGGAAACCCTGAGACAATTGCTGCAGAAACTCCGCCGCTGA
- a CDS encoding DNA alkylation repair protein translates to MIEEIKNELAALADEADGLFLQRFFKTGPGQYGEGDMFRGIRVPPLRKLAAAYLAMPMGQAALLLSSSYHEDRLLALLILVGKFKLGGEAERDAIYRLYLQNTRFINNWDLVDASAEHIVGGYLLERDCGPLHGLARSGIIWERRIAIMATFHFIRRGRFDKTLEIAEMLLQDREDLIHKAVGWMLREVGKRDLQAEEAFLAAHYRQMPRTMLRYAIERFAEERRQGYLKGML, encoded by the coding sequence ATGATCGAGGAAATTAAAAACGAACTTGCCGCACTTGCCGATGAAGCCGACGGCCTCTTCTTGCAGCGCTTCTTCAAGACCGGCCCCGGCCAGTATGGGGAAGGGGACATGTTTCGCGGTATTCGAGTGCCGCCCTTGCGCAAGCTTGCGGCGGCTTACCTGGCTATGCCCATGGGGCAGGCAGCGCTGCTTTTATCCAGCAGCTATCACGAGGACCGGCTTCTGGCGCTCCTGATCCTGGTGGGCAAGTTCAAGCTGGGGGGAGAGGCGGAGCGGGATGCCATCTATCGGCTCTATCTTCAGAACACCCGCTTCATCAATAACTGGGATCTGGTAGATGCCTCGGCGGAGCATATCGTCGGCGGTTATCTTCTGGAGAGGGATTGCGGGCCGCTCCATGGGCTGGCCCGGTCCGGCATAATCTGGGAAAGAAGGATCGCCATCATGGCGACGTTCCATTTTATCCGCCGGGGCAGGTTTGATAAGACCCTGGAAATTGCGGAGATGTTGCTGCAGGACAGGGAAGACCTGATCCACAAGGCGGTGGGCTGGATGCTCAGGGAAGTGGGCAAGCGCGACCTGCAGGCGGAAGAGGCGTTTCTTGCCGCCCATTACCGGCAGATGCCCAGAACCATGCTCCGCTATGCCATTGAGCGCTTTGCCGAGGAACGGCGGCAGGGCTACCTGAAGGGGATGCTGTAG
- a CDS encoding sensor histidine kinase yields MSEVLVRNSANALLRVWFFLFKIMAAVFIVETLVMLLMQYPLSSLPDNKKTFLDGAFLLLFLSPILYFLVVRPLVQKNAEHAEFQADLEEAFFELNERKTFIESVLKNIQSGIIVTDPELRINLANEYALDFFARKGSELVGEKLDTVCPMIYDLIRTGTYAAEVSESGRQQRTVGYKRFDLKQADGLPAGHIITFIDISEVEKVRKEMRQKDRLATMGEVVARVAHEMRNPLFGITASSQILAMELPLTAEQKELMNSILVEGRRMNRLVDELLDCSKEMKLKKVPFDMVKAVRDSISFNEPLIMEKRLFLHKSFAEGEVTVTADQERIRQVLVNLLKNAVDAVSEGGSITIEMEGKDGKVLIRILDSGPGIPEKNLEKIFDIFYTTKKSGTGLGLAVSRKIIEAHDGTLVAGNGPGGAVFTITLPRGLSA; encoded by the coding sequence ATGAGTGAGGTATTGGTGAGGAATTCGGCAAACGCCCTGTTACGGGTCTGGTTTTTTTTATTCAAGATAATGGCTGCTGTTTTCATCGTGGAAACCCTGGTTATGTTGTTGATGCAGTATCCCCTGTCTTCATTGCCGGACAATAAGAAGACCTTTCTCGACGGAGCTTTTCTCCTGCTGTTTCTCTCTCCCATACTTTATTTCCTGGTTGTCAGGCCACTGGTGCAGAAAAATGCCGAACACGCGGAATTCCAGGCCGATCTGGAAGAAGCATTTTTTGAGCTGAACGAACGTAAAACCTTCATCGAGTCGGTGTTGAAGAATATCCAGAGCGGTATTATCGTCACCGACCCGGAACTGAGAATCAATCTTGCCAATGAATACGCCCTTGACTTCTTTGCCAGAAAGGGGAGTGAACTGGTCGGGGAAAAACTTGACACGGTATGCCCGATGATCTACGACCTTATCCGTACCGGCACCTATGCTGCCGAAGTCAGTGAATCAGGGCGGCAACAGAGGACAGTCGGATACAAACGCTTCGACCTGAAGCAGGCCGATGGTTTGCCTGCCGGCCACATCATCACCTTCATCGACATTTCGGAAGTGGAAAAAGTCCGCAAGGAAATGCGCCAGAAGGATCGTCTCGCCACCATGGGAGAAGTGGTGGCGAGGGTTGCCCATGAAATGCGCAATCCACTTTTCGGCATTACCGCCTCATCCCAGATACTGGCCATGGAACTGCCCCTGACGGCGGAGCAGAAGGAGCTGATGAATTCCATCCTCGTGGAAGGCCGACGCATGAATCGACTGGTGGATGAACTCCTTGACTGCTCCAAGGAGATGAAACTGAAGAAGGTCCCTTTCGATATGGTCAAGGCGGTGCGGGACTCCATCAGTTTCAACGAACCTTTGATCATGGAGAAGAGGCTTTTTTTGCACAAGTCCTTTGCTGAAGGGGAGGTTACCGTTACAGCCGATCAGGAAAGGATCAGGCAGGTGCTGGTAAACCTGCTGAAAAATGCTGTCGATGCCGTATCTGAGGGGGGAAGCATAACTATCGAAATGGAGGGGAAGGATGGCAAGGTTCTGATCCGCATCCTGGATTCAGGGCCCGGCATCCCTGAAAAGAACCTTGAGAAAATCTTCGATATTTTCTATACCACGAAAAAAAGCGGGACCGGCCTGGGGCTCGCGGTCAGCAGAAAGATTATCGAGGCCCATGATGGTACCCTTGTGGCGGGAAACGGGCCTGGCGGGGCGGTCTTCACCATTACTCTCCCCCGGGGGCTTTCGGCATGA
- a CDS encoding TolC family protein codes for MMKPTVVAILTVAQLYLSATSAFALTLKDCLTRAAVANSQLKASSHDEQVATEAVGIATSGYLPRVDLQAGYTAQQAPQAVKFTAEPIPTQQADYAFANLSIYQTLYDFGRTRARREQAIMASEAAQQAYRGEEQDVFLQVVRAYYGILAGQKYLVTADDEVKQMTHHRKVAQDMYEQGVVTRNDLLQAQVKLANSKQKRLSAANSLENSWLYLNFLTGQETGFRSELEEPEQRTETADLHMMMEIALRKRPEIAALKKTILADEAAIREYRSNYYPELYAKLAMDYLENNRVQEQTILSATVGFKINLFDGLATTSRKRQAVKIRSREEERLRNLEASVRLELETALNDLKVAEERILVSETAIRQSEENLRINNDRYVEKVGTATDVIDAQTLLTQTRNDYFSSIFDYQVAAARVKRAVGEL; via the coding sequence ATGATGAAACCGACCGTAGTCGCCATACTGACAGTGGCCCAGCTGTACCTGAGCGCCACATCGGCCTTTGCACTGACCTTGAAAGACTGTTTGACGCGGGCGGCTGTTGCCAATAGCCAGCTCAAGGCATCATCCCATGATGAGCAGGTGGCCACCGAAGCTGTCGGAATAGCCACGAGCGGTTACCTGCCACGGGTGGACCTGCAGGCGGGGTACACGGCACAGCAGGCTCCCCAGGCGGTGAAATTCACCGCGGAACCCATACCGACCCAGCAGGCTGATTATGCCTTCGCCAACCTGTCCATTTACCAGACCCTCTATGATTTCGGCCGCACGCGGGCTCGCAGGGAACAGGCGATCATGGCCAGCGAGGCGGCTCAACAGGCCTACCGGGGAGAGGAGCAGGATGTCTTTCTCCAAGTGGTCAGGGCCTACTACGGCATTCTCGCCGGGCAGAAATACCTGGTCACTGCGGATGATGAGGTAAAGCAGATGACCCATCACCGGAAAGTGGCCCAGGACATGTACGAACAGGGAGTGGTGACGCGCAACGACCTGCTCCAGGCCCAGGTGAAACTGGCCAACAGCAAACAAAAGCGGCTCTCTGCCGCCAACAGCCTGGAAAACAGCTGGCTCTATCTGAATTTTCTCACCGGGCAGGAAACAGGCTTTCGTTCTGAACTGGAAGAACCGGAACAGCGCACGGAAACGGCCGATCTGCATATGATGATGGAGATTGCCCTGCGCAAGCGACCGGAAATTGCCGCCCTGAAGAAAACCATTTTGGCCGATGAAGCCGCCATCAGGGAATACAGGAGCAACTATTATCCGGAGCTGTACGCCAAGCTGGCCATGGACTATCTGGAAAATAACCGGGTCCAGGAACAGACGATTCTATCGGCAACGGTCGGCTTCAAGATCAACCTCTTCGATGGTCTGGCCACTACCTCCCGCAAACGGCAGGCGGTGAAGATCAGGTCGCGGGAAGAGGAGCGGCTGCGTAACCTGGAAGCAAGTGTCCGCCTTGAGCTGGAGACCGCTCTGAATGACCTTAAGGTTGCCGAAGAGCGCATTTTGGTCTCGGAGACCGCCATCCGCCAGAGCGAGGAAAACCTGCGCATCAACAATGACCGCTATGTGGAAAAGGTGGGGACGGCCACCGACGTCATCGATGCCCAGACCCTGCTCACCCAGACGCGGAACGACTACTTCAGCTCGATTTTCGATTACCAGGTGGCGGCGGCGAGGGTGAAGCGGGCGGTGGGTGAGTTGTAG
- a CDS encoding tetratricopeptide repeat protein, with the protein MLFRSLTALALIILFSISASGTTLFPLPDEALQEASKHFRDKDYGPARESALKAPQSGIRDFILGMAAIKLEQWQEAISYLGYAAHNFPLLGDYALYNQATAFSRQDKHPEALASLGKMLKVYPESPINRAAIYLKGNELYASGNFIDALKTYTDFIERYPQGADSLTALYRSALCREQLGDPAAAASILRSIPINYPASSLTPKASLDLERLAQTGIKIEPLSTNEIFRQGTILFDLGKYAQAIKTFDSVLQKSSNPEINVRFQFKKAQALFKSRHYKDAEQLFTALGKVNSGKVLNGEIRFWLARTLAKNGKEDEAVSAYLLLADTWPKAALADDALLEAAQIRKSQKKTDEAQQLLQRSLFLYPESGLKKSLLWEIAWERYQAKDYKAASDWFGKLAGYENARDRALYWRGKSLAAAGDQEGAKASFSQLMTEFPLGYYALTHAKEAGIASTETTLPPVDLTEALPVPAGFERVKALITLGFYDEAQKELSGQKKPKMQQGIARLYLEMGNYNAVVHLFKKEPLSRLDKESALAWGLNYPLAFRDYVTKNAGDSNLPESLVYAIIRAESTYSPTALSPVGAVGLMQLMPATASAVARGKLDRNSLTVPAVNIRFGSKHLKDLLDYHNGDLVKVIAAYNAGSGNVGKWEKRLGDMPRDQFIENIPFGETREYVKKVLAGMELYQRFYGLDRKPVEKAATPAEKTAAVQSELQPAQ; encoded by the coding sequence ATGTTGTTCCGCAGTCTCACCGCCCTTGCCCTGATCATCCTTTTTTCCATCTCCGCTTCGGGCACGACCCTTTTTCCACTGCCCGACGAGGCGTTGCAGGAGGCATCGAAACATTTCCGCGACAAGGATTATGGCCCCGCCCGGGAATCGGCACTGAAAGCGCCCCAAAGCGGCATCCGCGACTTCATTCTCGGCATGGCTGCCATAAAACTGGAACAGTGGCAGGAGGCCATCTCCTATCTTGGCTATGCCGCCCATAATTTCCCCCTCCTTGGAGATTACGCTCTCTATAATCAGGCAACGGCTTTTTCCAGACAGGACAAACATCCTGAGGCACTTGCTTCTCTGGGAAAGATGCTGAAGGTCTATCCGGAAAGCCCGATCAACCGGGCCGCCATTTATCTCAAGGGGAACGAACTCTATGCCAGCGGCAATTTCATTGACGCCTTGAAGACCTACACCGACTTCATCGAAAGATATCCCCAGGGGGCAGATTCCCTGACAGCACTTTACAGGTCGGCACTCTGCCGGGAGCAGCTTGGCGACCCCGCCGCTGCAGCCTCCATTCTGCGCTCCATCCCCATCAATTATCCCGCCTCCTCGCTGACTCCCAAGGCATCCCTCGACCTGGAGCGGCTGGCACAGACGGGAATTAAAATCGAGCCTCTTTCCACCAATGAGATTTTTCGCCAGGGAACCATACTCTTTGATCTGGGTAAATATGCTCAGGCCATAAAGACCTTTGACTCGGTACTACAGAAGTCCTCAAATCCCGAAATCAACGTCAGATTCCAGTTCAAAAAGGCGCAGGCGCTTTTCAAATCCAGACACTACAAGGATGCGGAACAGCTGTTCACAGCACTGGGGAAAGTGAACTCAGGAAAAGTGCTGAATGGGGAAATCCGCTTCTGGCTGGCAAGAACACTGGCAAAAAACGGCAAGGAAGATGAAGCTGTCAGTGCATACCTGCTGCTGGCCGATACCTGGCCCAAAGCTGCTCTTGCCGACGATGCCCTGCTGGAAGCGGCCCAGATCAGGAAATCGCAGAAAAAGACCGATGAAGCCCAACAGCTGCTGCAAAGATCACTCTTCCTTTATCCGGAGTCCGGCCTGAAAAAGAGCCTGCTCTGGGAGATCGCCTGGGAACGGTACCAGGCAAAAGACTACAAGGCTGCAAGCGACTGGTTCGGCAAACTGGCCGGTTATGAAAATGCCCGCGACCGGGCCCTTTACTGGCGAGGGAAATCCCTGGCGGCAGCCGGCGACCAGGAAGGAGCCAAGGCCTCATTTTCCCAACTGATGACCGAATTCCCCCTGGGTTATTATGCCCTTACCCATGCCAAAGAAGCCGGAATCGCCAGTACCGAAACAACTCTGCCGCCAGTTGACCTGACCGAAGCTTTGCCGGTACCGGCCGGTTTCGAGCGGGTAAAGGCACTGATAACCCTCGGCTTTTATGATGAGGCCCAAAAGGAACTCTCCGGCCAGAAAAAGCCGAAAATGCAGCAGGGAATCGCCCGTCTCTACCTGGAAATGGGCAACTACAACGCGGTGGTCCATCTGTTTAAAAAGGAGCCTCTGAGCCGACTGGACAAGGAATCCGCCCTGGCATGGGGACTCAACTACCCCCTTGCCTTCAGGGACTATGTCACCAAGAATGCCGGCGACAGCAACCTGCCCGAAAGCCTTGTGTACGCCATAATCCGCGCCGAGAGCACCTATTCCCCCACGGCCCTCTCGCCGGTGGGAGCAGTGGGGTTGATGCAGCTGATGCCAGCAACCGCCTCAGCCGTCGCCAGGGGCAAACTGGACAGAAACAGCCTCACCGTGCCGGCCGTTAACATCCGTTTCGGCTCGAAACATCTGAAAGACCTGCTCGACTACCACAACGGCGACCTGGTCAAGGTGATTGCCGCCTACAACGCCGGCTCAGGCAACGTGGGCAAATGGGAAAAAAGGCTGGGGGATATGCCCAGAGATCAATTCATCGAGAATATTCCCTTCGGCGAAACCAGGGAATACGTGAAAAAGGTACTGGCGGGCATGGAACTGTATCAGCGGTTTTATGGGCTGGACCGGAAACCGGTGGAAAAAGCTGCGACCCCCGCGGAGAAGACAGCAGCGGTTCAGTCGGAACTGCAGCCGGCCCAATAA